The Vigna radiata var. radiata cultivar VC1973A unplaced genomic scaffold, Vradiata_ver6 scaffold_91, whole genome shotgun sequence genome includes the window CAGTGTGATTTAGAAGAGGATGTAGGAGATGGAGTTGCAGATTGGTTTGGTAATGTCCAAGTTGAAGTGCAATATGATGATAGTGATCTTGATGATGGAATAAGTAGTGATCTTGATAGAGGGTTGTCTGATGAGGAATGGAAATCTGATGAATTAGACAGTGGAGCAAAAAGTGATGGGCaagatgatgaagaggaagCTTATGGGAAGTTTGAAACATTTTCCATGCCTAAGACAATGTTAGATTATAAATGGGATGTGGGAACCTATTTTTCTAACAAGCAAGATTTTGTGGATGCcatcaaaacatattcaatagaaaatggtagaaatattaaatatcttaaaaatgataagaagagATGTAGGCTAAAATGTATGGGTGCTAAAGGAGAGTGCCCCTGGATGACATATTGTGCTTATATGGAAGCTATTCATACATGGCAATCGAGGACTATTGTTGACAATCACATATGTAGTAGAGAGCACAAATTAAGATTGCTTAATGCAAAATGGCTCAGTAAGAGATCGGAAAAAACTGTTAGAGAAAATCCAAGGCCATTGCTTCAGACCATGTTGATGGGTCTTTCAAAGACCAATATAGAAGGATTTATGACTATGCGAATGAGCTCGTAGCTCGTAATCCAGGATCAACGGTGAAGGTCAAAGTTGAAGAGATTGTGGATGGACACATTTTTAAGAGGTTTTATACATGTCTGAAGGCTGGCAAGGATAGTTTTGTGTCCTACAGGCCAATTATTGGGTTGGATGGTGCTTTTCTAAAAGGGAAATATGGTGGAGAAATGTTAACTGCTGTTGGTAGAGATGCCAATGACCAAATGCTACCTCTAGCTTATGCTGTGGTGGAAGTTGAGAACAAGGAAAGTTGGAGATGGTTCCTTGAACTTCTTGTTGAAGATCTTGGTGGGATAAAATTTGCTTCATCATTTACAATCATGTCGGACCAGCAAAAGGTAATGCATTTTGCCTGGTTTTGTTAATTAACATTCGTATATAAATCATTTGTCTAACAATATAGTGATAATTACATTGAACAGGGACTGCTGCAAGCTATTCAAGAAGTGATCCCTAGAGTTGATCAACGTTTCTGTGTTAGGCACCTTTACGCGAATTTCAGAAAGCAATTCCCTGGAAAACAACTAAAGCGATTGATGTGGAAGGCAGCTACAACAACTCTTCCACAAACATTGGAAGCagaaatgagaaatataaaacaGCTTAATGATGATGCTTTCAAATACTTGTTTAAAATCCCTCCCAggtttgtttctaaatttttattgttaaaaatctGCCATTGAGCACTAATATTGATCAACATTATCCTATGCAGGCATTGGTCAAGATCAAGATTTATCAGCAAACCTCAGTGTGATACTTTGGTAAACAACATGTCAGAGGCTTTCAACAGTGTAATGCTGCATACAAGGTCTAAGCCAATTGTATGCATGTTGGAGGACATCCGCCTTTATTTGATGAAGAGATGGGCAACTAACCGGACAAAAAGCCAATCATTGTCTGGGGAGATTTGTCCAAAAATCAAGACTAGACTCAATAAGGAGTCTCAATTAACTAAATATTGGATTCCATGGTAAGTTCTttcattatttgatttaaaatatgtcattacTTTATGATTAACAACTCTTTATTGTTTTCACTTTACAGCTGGTCAGGCAACAAGATTTTTGAAGTTCGCCATGTGTCCTAAGCTGGTGATAATAGTAAATTTAGATGAAAAAGTGTGTTCATGCAGGAAGTGGGAAATCACTGCCATACCATGTTGTCACTCCTTGGTTGCCATGAAATTCGTAAATCTAGATGCAGAGGACTTCATCCCATGTTGCTTCAGGAAGTCAACATATGAAGAAATATATTCTTCAATTATCTACCCCATAAATGGAAACAATATGTGGGACATTACCACATATGTTGATGTCCTCCCTCCACCGAAAAGGGTATTGCCTGGGAGgccaaagaagaagagaagactGCAGCAATGGGAGTTGGTCAAGGACGACAAAAGAATGAGGAAGGGTGGTTTAAAGAAAAGATGTGGCATTTGCAAGGACCTCGGCCACAACAGGAAGTCTTGCACCAAAGGAAAACAGGCTCCTGATTTGAACTGTCAACAACCTATTCAAACTAACTCATCAAATCTGGATGAAGCAGTAGCCCAAGGGAATGAATGAAGAATTTTAATGttgttcttttatgtttttgtataaGACAGCAATATCTTTTGTTACGCCTTTGCACAATTATAATGCCTGATAGGTATTTGTGATGGTTTTGGTATTACACAGCAGTATCTAAATCTGCAGACTTTGTGCTTTTGGttttatgaatgaatttaaattatatttgtgtCAATTTTTAGTAGATCGCAATTTGACCATTCCAGTTGCATTTTTATTCTGCAGACAATGTCATGTTTTTTGATGTTTACAATTGCTTGAATTATAAGAAGGTTAACCAGAAGAGTTATGCAGTAGCAATGTCAATTCCAAACTTTCTTTGATTGTAATAAGTTCAATTTTGTTGTGTTCAACTTGAATTACACTTGATTGCAAAATTTGGCTGTCCTAGTTGCTTAAAATAGCTTGCATCACAACTGCCATACTCAAATTCAGTTATGCAATGAATTTTAGCTGAAATTGTGGTcaaaaaagtttgttttaatcactaaaacatgttcaaaactGTCTCAGCTGACCAATTGTTGTTCTGTGCAAAATGCCTATGTGACTTGCCAAGTTTTAGTTCAATTTCTGTGTAAACCGTGGCAGTGCAGGAACATCTGATAAACAAGTTACTGTCAAGTTAATTACGTGCATATATAATATTCTTCTTCATTGATTCTATACAAGTTAATTACGTGCATATATAGTTTGCACCAGTTTTTCCTCCTACTCTCCATTATAATTCCTGTCATATATAAACCAGTANTTTTGAAATCNAAAGCTANTGTCAAAACATACTAAGANTGCATAGTTCAAAGAAATCAAATggcttttaataaaattcttttagtgactggaaatatataaaatgattttaaaaggtatgtaatattatacttttgtaatatcacaaataaaaatagatttataggcttttaatatttaaaatataaatatagaagtttaactaatttttttatcacgtTTAAATTGTCCAAAGTGGAGAAAACGGGATCAGAGGGATGAAAAAATTATGCAGTGGTTAAGGACTTTAAAATTATGCAGTGGTTAAGCTTGAGTTCAAACTTGAAAGTGGTTAAGCACTTTAAAAGTGAAATTATGCATAAGAAAGGATAAAATTATGcagaaataaatgataaaattatgcaaaataacattgctaTTGCAGCAcctaaaaacaaacaaaaccagAAAGATGCCAACGCATCAGTTTGTACTCCATTTGGTACTCAATCATAGACTCACCAATTTTATTATGCAGGCAATTATGCGAACCAGTTTCCTATGCAGTTTTACATCTCAGATTTAGTCCATACCATATAAAACCAATAACAACAATTGAATTTCAAAGTCATAAACACATCAAACAAGTCTCATTTTCATTGAAATGGATGAAAGTTACAACAAAGTTACAAGACAAGTCTTATTTTCATTGAAATGGATGAAAGTTACAACAAAATTACAAGACATCAGCCCATTCTCATCAACATTAACACTAAAATTGTGTTTATTACACATAAACTACAAACCATAAATATCAACACCTTCATCCACTTTTGAACAACCAAGAACGATTTATCTAACTTAACGAGATGGTTCCTATTAATGACCATTTCTTCACTGTGCAACAACCTTTCTTGATTTCCTTCAGACTTCAAACATGTGCCCCTTTCCTCTTTCGCAACATCAGTGCACCATTTGAAGTAGTTGCAACCACCCTCTTCAGCACCACTCTGTATAAACAACAATCTTTTCTCAGAAACACTTCGACATAatacaaacatcaaataaatcataCCTTATACTTCGAGCATCCCCAAAATTGCTTCCCACGATGCTTCACAGTTTTAGCAGTTCGCATCACACATCTCAGTCCACAGTGGCAAATCGGTGGACACACGTTACGGTTCTCCTTCATCCATACATTGCACGTCGACGAACAACATGAATGCTCCTTCGACATCGTGTTCTCCTTCGACATCGTGTTCTCCTTCACCCGCCCATCCACTTGCGTTGCACCACAAAACACTCTAATAAGAACCACGACAAGCTCGAACAAAGACGAATCTCGATCAATTTATGGATGAAGGTTGCTCAATTTAtggatttagggttttcttcCGATTTAAGGATTTCTTCCAATTTAGGGATTTCTTCAAATCCCAATTAATCTCCACATTTATCCCCAATAATAGAGCAAGTCAGACTTACCTAAACAGTAATCAACTCTTCCTTTAATTGAAACGTGCGTtttgatatgaaatatttaattttaaatataaaaatcatgaaaagcCATGTAATATGACCAACTTCTGCCACGTCAGGAACACTTAGTCTTGTCACCAACCCacgtttcaatttttataacacCGTCTAGCCAACTTAACGACAAGACCtcaattaagttaaatttgCAAAATTAAGGACCAAATCGAGAGGTTTagaaatacaaggaccaaattgagacaaccCAGCCAAAATAGGGACATCGGAGATGATTAAacctgaatttttttatgtgtcaCATTTACACggattctcacaaactttacatCCAAATTCACCTTCACTCACCTTtaaatctactctcacttaccaccaaattcactcaaataaacaacaaaaatatttaccttcaaattctctcaaatccattcaatcactctctttcaaatttattcaagtgaacaagacattaatatgaaaataattaattttctaaatccATCCTATCAAATTCCTCTTAATACTTCTTTCTCTTAAAGTAAATAAAGccttaaaaaacataataacaaTTAACACTTATACAATAATATATGATAAGATAATTAAGAAACTTATAAAAAGGCATAACATTAATGTATCAAGCTTTtagagtaaattttaaaattattcattgGTAAccttttttattgataattttgtaaatgaaaataaagtaatattttggTGGAGCCGCAAGGAGAGACGgagaaatattaatatatttttctatatttattttggcGCCTGATCTTCTTTTGAAGCTTCTTGGGGAAGCTTTGTCACTGCCAAGTAGTGCTGGGCTAGTTCGCCTGCTCGCTCTTCCCCCTTATCTCTATGCATTCATTTTCAATCATTTCATTTCAGCACTTCTCTTCTCCGTCGCCGTCGCTTTTGCTGTCGCTCTTGCTATTGTTATTTTCGTCGCTGTCACCGTCGCCGCCTCCGTGGTTGTCGCTGTGGCCATCTCCTACGCCGTTGCCCTTGCTGGAATATTGATTCTCCGATGAGAAAATCCACCAGACTCTCCGCCATCGGCCTCGTACAGGCTCCAGAGCCGGTAAGAACTGTGAAATTCCACtttcaatttgaatttgaatttgaatttatgttcaatttcgCGCGCACTTTCAGAAGAAGCCTTTCAGCACTCGATTTTCGCTGAGGTCGTTCGCGAAGCGCGTGCAGCTGCTCACACCGGAACAGAGATCCGCTATTTCGCGAACCGGCTTCGGGAACCTTCTATCCGTTCCAAACCACTGCCTGAACAAGGTGTTTCTCACAGAGCTGATGGAGGCGTGGAGCAGCGGGAGCCGCGCGTTCGTGCTACGCTCCGGCGGTGAAATCCGAATGACGCTTCTGGACGCAGCGCTGATCCTGGGCCTTCCGGTGACCGGTAACCCCGTGAACTTGACAGAACAGGAACCCTTCTCCGATTTGGAAGAGTCGTACGGAGCAACGAAAGTGAAGAGGAAGGTGGCCATGAGTTTTCTCGAGAATAGGCTCGATTCAATTGGGGATGCTGCGAGTGATGATTTTGTGCGGAGCTTTTTGCTCTACACAATTGGAACGTTTCTTGCTTCGAACGACGGGAAGGTGGATTCGCAGTTCTTGCGGTTTCTCGGGGATTTGGGGGAGGTTTCAGGGTTTGCTTGGGGCGCTGCTGTTATTGATGATTTGTGTCAGTGGCTGGATAAGAGAAAGGAGCAGAATGTCAAGTATGTGGGAGGTTGTCTTATCTTTCTTCAAGTAAGTTTGTTTCACCATGTCATAATTTGATGTGAAGAATATTAACTACAAGGTATTTAGTTCGTGTTGGTACCTGAAACTAaaatgtgatatatttgtggacaAGCTAATTGGTTTTTCGAGATTTGAAGTACTCCGtgtttgaaaattcattcaGAAGTAAGAAATTTCGCTTGAGAAGCTATAACCACTAGCTCTTTAGTAAacgtgaaaaaaattaaaaattacatgtgAAATGTGAAACGAAACACCCAAGTAATAaacatttcttaaaataaaatggtcCGCTAATGTAATTGCGGTCGCAAAGTCAATGTTTTTGGGAGTTTGCAATTTTATGTAGTTTTATGCAATAAAAAGAATTGCTACAACAACCACGATTTAAAATCTTGTTAACAATAAAGTGCTTTAAATAATGATTTGTAAATGTTTCTTTTGATCATATCTATGAGGTGTGgctaatattcattttttaatttattgagtaATTGATATTTTGGTCATCTATATTTGCAAAATTTCATTCGAGAGAAGGAATTGTAGTCCTCCAAGTATTTAGTTAGTATTAATTTAGTCCAAAAAAGAACTGAATTATAGTTGAAGGTTAGTAAAATGGAGATATGGTGATTTCATATTTCAgtgttttcttctcttcttttcataTTTAGATAGTACATAGAAgctttatgtattttaaaatttatgtaccATGGGCCATTGACGCAATCTTTTTTCTAGCTTTTAAGACCATGAGTATGCATTAGTTTTTTGGTTGGAATTCAAGTTTATGTATGCTTATTTGATGGAATTCAAGTTTAACTTTTTTGGTCTATGGCTAGCAGACATGGTCCTATGAACATTTTGACGTAGCAGCCAGGCCACAACTGCAAGATCATGATGTCACCTTTCCTCGCATGTGTCGATGGGATAATATTAAATCTAACCAAAGACAACAGGGTACTTCATGGTTTAAAGAGCTGGATGATGATCAGgtaacttagaaacttgctcACAAATCTGTTGAGTGTTGAGTTTATCATTACCGACTCCTTATATAACACAGAAGGTTGAGAAAACTTACGTCTGTCTTGACGCGCTGTCATTTTTGTGTTATATCAAGTCcttatttgattatttgttgAGTGTTTGGGTTATAGTTCCTTTGAAAGTAAcctacatttttgttttcatttcattaacGTCGTTGCTTAGTGAAAATGGATGTTTGGTCCTTCGTAACAGCAATTCAAACACACACTTAATGGTTGAAGTATTGGAGCATCTCTCTTCATCTGTCATTTATGATTTAGTATGAATATGCATGATTTTGGTGTTTGAATTGAAGACAGTGATGTTGGTTCTATTTGTATCATTGATGCCCCGATTAAAAAAGTGGAGGAAAGAAAACGGGTTATAAACTTATAGTTCCTTTTGTCTAATGTGCAGGTAATATGGAAGCTTCAACCTACTTCTGGAGAGTTGCAAATAGAGATAATTAAAGAAGCACTGGAGTTGATAGGTGACAACAAAGAGCTTCGAAGTGCAGAAAGCCGTTCGACATGCACTCCATCTAGCGTGagttatgatatttatttttatttctggTACATGTGAGTTTGGCTCAGGGTTATTGCAATTGAACTTTCAAATGCAGAAAATGCtcaccataaaaaaaatgatctaTTTGCactaaataatgaaacaaatgtATTTTCAACATCTTTGGGccatttgattttgttttaactgCAGGAGCCTGCAGTTTTTGTTTGAACTGCTGGTGATCCTCCTGCTCCTAAAAGTTTAGGATAAGGAGTTTGCTCCATTGTAAGGTTAGTGCAAGCCACCTGCCACAGCAAGCTGACGTACCATTCACGTTTGCCACAGCAAGCTGACGTAACATTCACGGTTTGGGCTGACGTAGGACGATCTTATCTTTCTGCCAAACTTTAATTGACATGGTtttagtttgaattttaaatattaataaaaacgtTTGCATGTTtagattgaatttaaaatatttatctatcttCTAGggtgttatattttattttctatttcaatgtTCATATTTCGTACTCTCTACTGATTGATAATTGGGCATTGCAGGTTTCTGATGTAGATTCAGGGTTTCGGCATAGTATCAACGGTGAGGTATGTAGAGAAGACGAGGATAATATGGAGAATCAGGTAGTGGAGGACACTCCCACAAGGTCAAGCACTAGTCATGAAAAATGTAGGAAGCAGATCAATCTCGGCAACTTGGTAGTGTTGGACACTCCCCCAAATTTAATCATCTGCGACAAAGTACATGGAGAGCAAGAAATGGATCCTGAAAATCGGGTAGTGGTAGTTGAAGGTTCCCCCGCAACTATCAGTATTCCTGATGAAGTAGGCGGACATAAAGTCATGGTGGTGGAGGATACTCCCCCGGATTTAACAATTTGTGACAAAGTACGCAGAGAGCAAGAAATGAATCTTGAAAACCTGGTATTGGTTGTTGAGGACACCCCCCCAACTATGAGTTTTTCTGACGAACTCGGTGGTGATCAGGAATTCAAGTGTGAGAAACTCTTTGTGGAGGATTCTCCTCCAAAGTTGAGCTTTTATGATGTGAGATTTTATTCTACTTTAATCATTTGGGTCTGGTGATAGATTATTAGTccttagtttttttcttttccacttATCATTAACTTTTTTGATTAGCAGGATGATATAAGACAGAAGAATGTTACGTTACAAGAGGAAAACGCTGAATTCAAGATGAAACTTGACCAATTAATGGAGGAAAATGAACTTCTCCGTACGCagattttatcaaatattcaatttgAAGAGCAGAACGATGAGTTAAAGAAAGAGCTGGACTTATTGAGAGAAGAAAACCGAATTTTAAGATTGTCACTAAGTAGTTTTCTGGACCGAATGGATGGACATATTTTGGATTTCGAATCTAATACAACTAATTGAGTGAACATGCAACCCTTGAATTTCACCCCATAACTTAACTAGCTGCTTATAGCCAGAGCTGTAACAACCAAACAACCTCTGAACTTGCAGACGTTGCTGCAGCCGCAACATTAGTTCTTCCGCGAACGATAGATTTTTTGGGTAAACAAGTGTGTACACATATTATCCATTCTAAGTTAGGTGTGAACAGTGTTAGGAGGTTTCATGTCAGGTAAAAGAACCTTATATATATTAAGCCATGGCATTCATGTCAGGTAAACAGgactatttatttttcttctttgttgtATATAGTTGATTGTGCATGTACTCTAAACAGATGTCGGAGTTCAGATGGTATAATTATGCTTTTTTTGAGCATTATGAGGCGAGTCACTGCAAGCTTCGCCTGGTACGTTCATTATGTTTTATCAGCAGGTCTATCTACTACTGCTACTAGCCTTTTCTTGTTACTTAGCACATTGCTAGGCATGGCTTGAACAGGAAGAAATCAGCAATGGCACCCAGCGGTTGAAGGTGTCCTTGTTTGATACTATGTAATTCAATGGCCTGCGGTATATAGGTCTGTGTTTGGTGCGGAGATATGCGGTGTTTTTCATGACTGGGCAGCGCATTTAGTTTTGTTATGGAGATGAAGTAATACTGAATTGATGACATTGAGGTTTCGTGTGCTGAATTTTTATTAGATTGTTGGATCTATGATTAAGCATTTGAAGAATCCAATAATTTTCCTTGAAGATTTGCAATAATCCATGAAGACTTAGATATGTTTTGggttaatttgatttgattaggATACCGTTGTAAGTTTTCTCTTATTTAGGTTCATCTTACATTGCAATATTTGGAAAGCTTCTCTGAATGTATGATAGCCTTTTATGGTTATATTATAGGTGGCagtttttttaatctattaaaatatgtttttaatacgttaaaatatttttggctGGTTGTAAGAAATATTCGAAAtgattatattatcaatttcatagattaaaattatgagttattctgatctaaatattttaatgtaatatgttaaaatgagcttttaatgaattaaaatccCTCAAATTGTATTGAATTCtgtattttaataagttaaaataagttgtttaaattagttttactacTAAGTCaaattaatagattaaaatctaattttaatttattaattaaaattctagttgtaatatttcattttaatagtataaaattactaaaataaaatattacatatatgataataaaaccACAATATGAAAACAAATCTACAAAAATGTTATCTATACTTGTAGAATTATTTGACTCTCCATCTGCTTCACTTTCATCTCTCATTGAAACAACTGAAAAGACTGTTTttctaagctcacaccatttatgtgatcattgcaaaagagaaaacaacatatAGACAAACAACACACAAGCAAGAGTAAGCTAGAATATAaacaattaatgatatattagAACATGTTAAGCATTATACACATGATACACATATCACACcaaccaaccaaactaattatACATGACAATACTTTGACTGGACTATCCGAACTTAGCATGAATGTctgagctatggcgggttgtgcacttatGGTGGCCACTACAGCTTTCTAAAGCCCTTGCCAATTGGGTTTCACCTTACCACATATCACAAGGCTAGTCCTCAAATGCCTTTTTGCCAAATGGAGAACGACCCCTTAGGCtcggacctcctgctactctcacCAAATGCGTCAAacctctctatttgagaatgtatgaccattagagtgtcaagATAATCTTTATACTGACACACTTGAAACCACCACTGGGAAGTTCCTCCTTGGAACTCTCTTCCGTACCTTTGAAATCATTGATATCACTTCAGATTCACATATTACACCAATACATGCGACTACTGAtcatacattaaagaaatagaaacacaattacaagtcatcaaaaatcaCCCAATAACACAATTTATTCATGTCATATTGATACTcatatttaggtaaggaaaacaacTCTGAAATCCTCATCAACAGCTCTagaagggtccaaaaccccaAAATGACCTAAAAAACGTAAAAAGAAAGGGCACCCGAAACCCCATTCCTACATTAAACACAATTCACAAGACGATAACAAAGCCCATTAATTATTAGCAAGCATCAAAACACGTCTTACTCATAATTGATCAGCGCTGGGGCTGAATAGGACCCCTTAGCGCCACCTGCCAAACCAAAAAGCAAGCAAAATCAAACTGCCAGGCCACCGCCCAGCAGTGGCGGCGACAATTTTGCCAAAACTTCCCTATATGCTTCTATTCTCCACCCAAATGAAAATTTCACAGTTCCAAGCatcaatcatacaatttaaTCAGTGCAAATAGTTccaatttcatcaaatcatgcatagaaatcaaaaaccctaatttctcatGCTTCTACAAACTTTTCTATCAAGTTCATAtctttaaaaccctaaaagcacaaTGTATgatttacttgagtggagactcCTCAAATGTGTGCAAGATGCTTGAGAATTTGATGTTGTATGAAGCCTAAATGCAATGCTCTCAAGAAATCCCAAACTTGGATGATGAACAAGGTTCAAAATTGGTAGATTTTGGGTTTTCAAGAGAGGGAATGATGGGAAAAGTGTTAGGAAATCTTTGAAAGAGTGTTTGAAAGTGAAGTGAAGGTTGAGGATCTGGTAGGGAGTGTTTAGGTGAGCCCTAAAGGGTAGAAAAACCCACTAATGGGCCAAATAACAAAGCCCTCTTTTAAAAAATCGAGCAACCCCCAAcgacgccaccgctcagcggtgtgCACGGTTTACACTTcccaattttttctttgattcaaaatgtttcaaacccttttttcttcaacttcaactttcaaaatttattttcatgacATTCCTAATCACTTGACTCACATATGAAACTAGaacagaattaaacatgcaacaGAAATAAATCAATGAACTAGCatttgtttaacgtcatgagcttgacccaaacctttttagcacttatcagtaagtgcaatccttaccaacacccatcagtaggtgtgccttcctgtaTTCTTCAGTGAATACATAATCAACCTAGAATCCCTCAGTGAATGCTAcccaataaaaattgtttaacaaaaatccaaaaattacaaaatccaaaattaataaaagaaaataatgttcaaaagttactggggtgcctcccaacaagcgctcttttaatgtcactagcttgacccaataaagcTCAAGTCTCGTCTTTCATGTTGGTGTCTTCTTTGCTTTCATCAAACCAACTCATCAATTATAtacggtccaccttcttgacttTCCTAGAATATGGAGCTTCAATCTCTATCACTCCATTCTCTTTATAATCTTTCACCATCCACTTCCTCTTCTTGTATCTCAACGGTGTGCCAAGCTTGAATGGTGCATCCTTCAAGTCAAAGTGGATTGTCCCTCCTTTgtcaactttctcttcttcctgtACCTGCATGA containing:
- the LOC106753060 gene encoding uncharacterized protein LOC106753060; protein product: MVEGVCEEEGEVAGNEGDKITENVVDGEERVQADDVVEGHIETEVVVGEVEEDAVDVRSWTSSGEDDAGNDEVNYECMDGLVDVNVQCDLEEDVGDGVADWFGNVQVEVQYDDSDLDDGISSDLDRGLSDEEWKSDELDSGAKSDGQDDEEEAYGKFETFSMPKTMLDYKWDRKSKAIASDHVDGSFKDQYRRIYDYANELVARNPGSTVKVKVEEIVDGHIFKRFYTCLKAGKDSFVSYRPIIGLDGAFLKGKYGGEMLTAVGRDANDQMLPLAYAVVEVENKESWRWFLELLVEDLGGIKFASSFTIMSDQQKGLLQAIQEVIPRVDQRFCVRHLYANFRKQFPGKQLKRLMWKAATTTLPQTLEAEMRNIKQLNDDAFKYLFKIPPRHWSRSRFISKPQCDTLVNNMSEAFNSVMLHTRSKPIVCMLEDIRLYLMKRWATNRTKSQSLSGEICPKIKTRLNKESQLTKYWIPCWKWEITAIPCCHSLVAMKFVNLDAEDFIPCCFRKSTYEEIYSSIIYPINGNNMWDITTYVDVLPPPKRVLPGRPKKKRRLQQWELVKDDKRMRKGGLKKRCGICKDLGHNRKSCTKGKQAPDLNCQQPIQTNSSNLDEAVAQGNE
- the LOC106753053 gene encoding protein MAINTENANCE OF MERISTEMS isoform X2 is translated as MRKSTRLSAIGLVQAPEPKPFSTRFSLRSFAKRVQLLTPEQRSAISRTGFGNLLSVPNHCLNKVFLTELMEAWSSGSRAFVLRSGGEIRMTLLDAALILGLPVTGNPVNLTEQEPFSDLEESYGATKVKRKVAMSFLENRLDSIGDAASDDFVRSFLLYTIGTFLASNDGKVDSQFLRFLGDLGEVSGFAWGAAVIDDLCQWLDKRKEQNVKYVGGCLIFLQTWSYEHFDVAARPQLQDHDVTFPRMCRWDNIKSNQRQQGTSWFKELDDDQVIWKLQPTSGELQIEIIKEALELIGDNKELRSAESRSTCTPSSVSDVDSGFRHSINGEVCREDEDNMENQVVEDTPTRSSTSHEKCRKQINLGNLVVLDTPPNLIICDKVHGEQEMDPENRVVVVEGSPATISIPDEVGGHKVMVVEDTPPDLTICDKVRREQEMNLENLVLVVEDTPPTMSFSDELGGDQEFKCEKLFVEDSPPKLSFYDDDIRQKNVTLQEENAEFKMKLDQLMEENELLRTQILSNIQFEEQNDELKKELDLLREENRILRLSLSSFLDRMDGHILDFESNTTN
- the LOC106753053 gene encoding protein MAINTENANCE OF MERISTEMS isoform X1, which produces MRKSTRLSAIGLVQAPEPKKPFSTRFSLRSFAKRVQLLTPEQRSAISRTGFGNLLSVPNHCLNKVFLTELMEAWSSGSRAFVLRSGGEIRMTLLDAALILGLPVTGNPVNLTEQEPFSDLEESYGATKVKRKVAMSFLENRLDSIGDAASDDFVRSFLLYTIGTFLASNDGKVDSQFLRFLGDLGEVSGFAWGAAVIDDLCQWLDKRKEQNVKYVGGCLIFLQTWSYEHFDVAARPQLQDHDVTFPRMCRWDNIKSNQRQQGTSWFKELDDDQVIWKLQPTSGELQIEIIKEALELIGDNKELRSAESRSTCTPSSVSDVDSGFRHSINGEVCREDEDNMENQVVEDTPTRSSTSHEKCRKQINLGNLVVLDTPPNLIICDKVHGEQEMDPENRVVVVEGSPATISIPDEVGGHKVMVVEDTPPDLTICDKVRREQEMNLENLVLVVEDTPPTMSFSDELGGDQEFKCEKLFVEDSPPKLSFYDDDIRQKNVTLQEENAEFKMKLDQLMEENELLRTQILSNIQFEEQNDELKKELDLLREENRILRLSLSSFLDRMDGHILDFESNTTN
- the LOC106753053 gene encoding protein MAINTENANCE OF MERISTEMS isoform X3, which encodes MRKSTRLSAIGLVQAPEPKKPFSTRFSLRSFAKRVQLLTPEQRSAISRTGFGNLLSVPNHCLNKVFLTELMEAWSSGSRAFVLRSGGEIRMTLLDAALILGLPVTGNPVNLTEQEPFSDLEESYGATKVKRKVAMSFLENRLDSIGDAASDDFVRSFLLYTIGTFLASNDGKVDSQFLRFLGDLGEVSGFAWGAAVIDDLCQWLDKRKEQNVKYVGGCLIFLQTWSYEHFDVAARPQLQDHDVTFPRMCRWDNIKSNQRQQGTSWFKELDDDQVIWKLQPTSGELQIEIIKEALELIGDNKELRSAESRSTCTPSSVSDVDSGFRHSINGEVCREDEDNMENQVVEDTPTRSSTSHEKCRKQINLGNLVVLDTPPNLIICDKVHGEQEMDPENRVVVVEGSPATISIPDEVGGHKVMVVEDTPPDLTICDKVRREQEMNLENLVLVVEDTPPTMSFSDELGGDQEFKCEKLFVEDSPPKLSFYDDDIRQKNVTLQEENAELKKELDLLREENRILRLSLSSFLDRMDGHILDFESNTTN